From Domibacillus sp. DTU_2020_1001157_1_SI_ALB_TIR_016, a single genomic window includes:
- the sigK gene encoding RNA polymerase sporulation sigma factor SigK, whose product MIELAAALSFLLKEAVFFVSYVKHNAFPQPLSAEDERKYLALHEQGDRNARAKLIEHNLRLVAHIVKKFEKTHHDTEDLISIGTIGLIKGIESYSGKKGTKLATYAARCIENEILMHFRSLKKTKKDVSLYDPVGRDKEGNEISLLDLLKTEDEDVAGRLSLQMDIEQMKKCLSVLDERELSVIAARYGLTNDQDETQREIAAKMNISRSYVSRIEKRALAKMMQEFKRLQAKQKRAPKDLEHPSNHFSSID is encoded by the coding sequence ATGATTGAACTAGCAGCCGCTCTCTCTTTTTTGTTGAAGGAAGCGGTTTTTTTCGTCTCTTATGTAAAGCATAATGCGTTTCCTCAGCCGCTGAGTGCGGAAGACGAACGAAAGTACCTGGCGCTTCATGAACAGGGAGACCGCAATGCCCGTGCCAAGCTGATCGAGCATAATCTCCGTTTAGTAGCCCATATTGTGAAAAAATTCGAGAAAACCCATCACGATACAGAAGACTTGATTTCTATCGGGACCATCGGCCTGATCAAAGGCATCGAAAGCTACTCCGGGAAAAAAGGAACTAAGCTTGCCACTTATGCGGCAAGATGTATAGAAAATGAGATTCTGATGCACTTCCGCTCCTTAAAGAAAACGAAGAAGGACGTATCACTTTATGATCCAGTCGGCCGCGACAAAGAAGGAAATGAAATCAGTCTTCTTGATTTACTTAAAACGGAAGACGAAGACGTCGCAGGCCGCCTCTCCCTTCAAATGGACATTGAACAAATGAAAAAGTGCCTCTCTGTTCTTGATGAACGAGAACTGTCCGTAATCGCTGCCCGCTATGGCTTAACGAATGATCAAGATGAAACGCAGCGTGAAATTGCGGCCAAAATGAACATTTCCAGAAGCTATGTTTCCCGAATTGAAAAAAGAGCCCTTGCTAAAATGATGCAGGAATTTAAGCGTCTTCAAGCAAAACAAAAAAGGGCTCCAAAAGATCTGGAGCACCCTTCAAATCACTTTTCCTCAATCGATTG
- the sda gene encoding sporulation histidine kinase inhibitor Sda, with translation MHSLSDHLLLSSYKKATKLKLNDDFLALIEKEMKRREIQSQKRSKKE, from the coding sequence ATGCACTCATTATCCGATCACTTACTTCTTTCTTCTTATAAAAAAGCGACAAAACTAAAATTAAATGATGACTTTCTAGCTTTGATAGAAAAAGAAATGAAGCGGCGGGAAATCCAGTCGCAAAAAAGATCCAAAAAGGAATAG